ATTCATTAATGGTACAGCCATTCGGCCGACGCCGCAGCCTACATCCAATACTTTTTCATTTGATTTTAAAGCGCCAATTTGAATAAAATGCTTTAGGAACTCTTTTCCAACCTTTTTGAAGTCGCCACCTACATATTGGACGAGTTCAGGAGGGGGGAGTAAAGTCATTTCTTTGTTAAATTCGCTCATGAGTATACCCCTTTCTTGTGTGAGAATATGCAGTAACTCTATTAATGAAATTTTCAATTTGTAGTGAGAGAAGACAGGAAAACAATTGTTATATGTAAGGAGATTCCGAAAAAAATATTTTGTTGGGTTAGAAGTGAGAGAAGGATGAGTGAAAATGGGATCTCCTATAGATTAAATCTTTTTATTCTTTTCTCCAATAAACGCCAAATACATCAATTTTAGTAATAGGGGCTTTTAAATTTCGTTGCTTTCTAAAGTCTGTCACAGCCTCAGCGCATGGTGGTAGCCCGTAGTCATCGATAATTATATAGCCACCTTTAGAAACTTTATCATATAAGTTCATGAGACCATCCATGGTGGATTCGTACATATCACCATCAAGCCGTGCAATTGCTATTTTTTCAATTGGTGCTGTTGGTAAAGTATCTTTAAACCAACCTTTTAAAAATTTCACTTGATCATTTAGTAAATCATATTTTTTGAAATTCTCTTGTACTTGTTCTAAAGAGACGCGTAAGTAATCGAATGTGTGTAAATAATCACCGTAATCTTTTGGATATTGTTCTAGATTCGGTGCTGGCAAACCTTCAAATGAATCTGCGACCCA
This genomic interval from Bacillus thuringiensis contains the following:
- a CDS encoding TylF/MycF family methyltransferase; translation: MESKSAVQLYLELLKKTILFEIWLEYEAYLPASLHISKELEFEPVTVPLPLFIKQYAENHNLKIVKPNVSKSERHDGMDWPRAAHSMIGRERMNQLQEAMETVVRENIEGDFIETGVWRGGSCIFMNGFLQANNITDRNVWVADSFEGLPAPNLEQYPKDYGDYLHTFDYLRVSLEQVQENFKKYDLLNDQVKFLKGWFKDTLPTAPIEKIAIARLDGDMYESTMDGLMNLYDKVSKGGYIIIDDYGLPPCAEAVTDFRKQRNLKAPITKIDVFGVYWRKE